A stretch of the Pseudomonas sp. ACM7 genome encodes the following:
- a CDS encoding IclR family transcriptional regulator, with product MTDSIERNESKSDVGVGAVSRLFAVLRSLGDTVEGGERVTQLAQRIGLSQPTTHRLLRSLMDEGMVEQDARSKRYRLSLEFFALAARAGNTGNLRELVRPALLRLSASLGDSLFLLARSGFDAICLDRSEGPFPIRTFTGDIGGRVALGVGQGSLAILAFLPEEERDTVIHYNLPRLKDFHLYDEVFLRSEVENVRKLGYAGRNTGVLQGMAGVAVPILDREGRAVAALSVATVSDRLGPDRLPTVVEMLKREAALIGPRINPFDPLLRRPSQVFGQG from the coding sequence ATGACAGATTCCATTGAGCGGAATGAAAGCAAAAGTGATGTCGGTGTTGGCGCAGTCTCCAGACTGTTTGCCGTGCTGCGCAGTCTGGGTGACACCGTCGAGGGCGGGGAGCGGGTGACGCAACTGGCCCAGCGCATCGGTTTGTCACAACCGACCACGCATCGATTGCTGCGCAGCCTGATGGATGAGGGCATGGTCGAGCAGGATGCGCGCAGCAAACGCTATCGCTTGAGTCTGGAGTTTTTCGCCCTGGCGGCTCGTGCCGGGAACACTGGAAATCTGCGCGAACTGGTGCGTCCGGCGCTGCTGCGGCTGTCGGCGTCGTTGGGGGATTCGTTGTTCTTGCTGGCGCGCAGTGGTTTTGATGCGATCTGCCTGGATCGCAGTGAAGGACCGTTTCCGATCCGCACGTTTACCGGTGACATCGGCGGGCGGGTGGCGTTGGGCGTGGGGCAGGGCAGTCTGGCGATTCTGGCGTTCCTGCCAGAAGAAGAGCGCGACACGGTGATTCACTACAACTTGCCGCGGCTCAAGGATTTCCACCTGTACGACGAGGTGTTCCTGCGCTCGGAAGTCGAGAACGTGCGCAAGCTGGGTTATGCCGGGCGCAACACCGGCGTATTGCAGGGCATGGCCGGGGTGGCGGTGCCGATTCTGGATCGTGAAGGGCGGGCGGTCGCGGCACTGAGTGTGGCGACTGTGAGTGATCGGCTGGGGCCGGATCGCTTGCCGACGGTGGTGGAAATGCTCAAGCGCGAAGCGGCACTGATCGGGCCGCGGATCAATCCGTTCGACCCGTTGCTGCGTAGGCCTTCGCAAGTGTTCGGGCAGGGTTGA
- a CDS encoding ABC transporter ATP-binding protein — protein sequence MAFVQLEGLGKRYGEIDAVVATNLSVEKGEFVSLLGPSGCGKTTTLQMIAGFVEVSSGRILLDDRDITHAKPASRGLGVVFQSYALFPHMTVKDNVAFGLRMRKVANGELQQRVDRVLKLVRLNQHAERYPRELSGGQRQRVALARALVIEPPVLLLDEPLSNLDANLREEMQFEIRRIQREVGITTLMVTHDQSEALSISDRVVVMQAGRITQIDAPYTLYEHPRTEFISGFVGKANLLPGERDNTGVVQVSSGGDLTLSLRPEKIDLREKGQGRLQGNIVSRFFLGSQWLYGVSTTLGELSVVRRNDGSAPLTEGTAVGLDWDATLLRVLSVDEVPA from the coding sequence ATGGCTTTTGTGCAACTTGAAGGACTCGGCAAACGTTACGGTGAGATCGACGCCGTCGTTGCCACCAACCTCTCGGTCGAGAAAGGCGAGTTCGTCTCGCTGCTCGGCCCCTCCGGATGCGGCAAAACCACCACCCTGCAAATGATCGCCGGCTTCGTCGAAGTTTCGAGCGGTCGTATCCTGCTGGATGATCGCGACATCACCCACGCCAAACCCGCCAGCCGTGGCCTGGGCGTGGTGTTCCAGAGTTACGCGCTGTTCCCGCACATGACCGTGAAAGACAACGTCGCCTTCGGCCTGCGCATGCGCAAAGTGGCCAACGGCGAGTTGCAGCAGCGAGTGGACCGGGTGCTGAAACTGGTGCGCCTCAACCAGCACGCCGAGCGTTACCCGCGAGAACTCTCCGGCGGCCAGCGTCAGCGTGTTGCATTGGCTCGGGCTCTGGTGATCGAGCCGCCGGTGCTGTTGCTTGATGAGCCGCTGTCCAACCTCGACGCCAATCTGCGCGAAGAGATGCAATTCGAGATCCGCCGCATCCAGCGCGAAGTCGGGATCACCACGCTGATGGTCACCCATGACCAGTCCGAAGCGCTGTCCATCAGCGACCGGGTGGTGGTGATGCAGGCCGGGCGCATCACTCAGATCGACGCTCCCTACACCCTGTACGAACACCCGCGCACCGAGTTCATTTCCGGGTTCGTCGGCAAGGCCAATCTGCTGCCCGGCGAACGGGACAATACCGGCGTCGTCCAAGTGAGCAGTGGCGGCGATCTGACCCTCAGCCTGCGCCCGGAAAAAATCGATCTGCGGGAAAAAGGTCAGGGCCGTCTGCAAGGCAACATCGTCAGTCGCTTCTTTCTCGGCAGCCAATGGCTGTACGGCGTATCGACGACCCTGGGCGAACTCAGCGTGGTGCGCCGCAACGACGGTTCGGCACCGCTGACCGAAGGCACGGCGGTCGGCCTCGATTGGGACGCAACGTTGCTGCGGGTGTTGAGTGTCGACGAGGTGCCGGCATGA
- a CDS encoding ABC transporter permease, which produces MSTLVAIRQGRQGYWLSAPALALYLSLLVIPLLLTLVLSFNVFDYSSGINGDAYTLDHYSSLLGDPYFYEIFLRTIWISVLTTLLCVAIGVPEAYILSRMGTPWRSIFLILILTPLLISVVVRAFGWSLLLGADGLVNQTLQAFGGSPMKLLYTPFAVVIALVHVMLPFMIIPVWTSLQKLDPAAEQAAMSLGASHFTVMRQVVLPQIMPGVLSGTLIVFGLAASSFAIPGLLGGRRIKMVATLIYDQYLSELNWPMGAAIAVALLLLNLLIMLSWNRMIEGRYKKSLG; this is translated from the coding sequence ATGAGTACGCTTGTCGCCATTCGCCAGGGACGCCAGGGTTACTGGCTGTCGGCACCCGCCCTGGCCTTGTACCTCAGCCTGCTGGTTATCCCGCTGCTGCTGACCTTGGTGCTGTCTTTCAACGTCTTCGACTACAGTTCGGGGATCAACGGCGATGCCTACACCCTCGACCACTACAGCAGCCTGCTGGGCGACCCGTACTTCTACGAGATCTTTCTGCGCACGATTTGGATCAGTGTCCTGACCACCCTGCTCTGCGTGGCGATCGGCGTGCCCGAGGCCTACATCCTCAGTCGCATGGGCACGCCGTGGCGCTCGATTTTCCTGATTCTGATCCTCACCCCGCTGCTGATTTCAGTGGTGGTGCGCGCCTTCGGCTGGAGCCTGTTGCTCGGCGCCGACGGTCTGGTCAACCAGACCCTGCAAGCCTTCGGCGGCTCGCCAATGAAACTGCTCTACACGCCGTTCGCGGTGGTGATTGCGCTGGTCCACGTGATGCTGCCGTTCATGATCATTCCGGTCTGGACCTCGTTGCAAAAACTCGACCCGGCCGCCGAACAAGCCGCGATGTCCCTCGGTGCCAGCCACTTCACCGTGATGCGCCAAGTGGTGCTGCCGCAAATCATGCCCGGTGTGCTCTCCGGCACCTTGATCGTGTTCGGTCTCGCCGCCAGCTCTTTTGCGATTCCCGGTCTGCTCGGCGGACGCCGGATAAAAATGGTCGCCACGCTGATCTACGACCAATACCTGTCGGAGCTCAACTGGCCGATGGGTGCGGCCATCGCCGTGGCCCTGCTGTTGCTCAACCTGCTGATCATGCTGTCGTGGAACCGGATGATCGAAGGCCGCTACAAGAAGTCATTGGGATAA
- a CDS encoding ABC transporter permease encodes MSKNGPFALLFHTLVVLFMLAPLVVVVCLVAFTPENTLSLPTTEFSLRWFRAVFERADFVDAFYNSLILAFCAASLATLIAVPAALAITRFEFPGRDFLNGLFLSPIIIPHLVLGVALLRLFALMGVNGSFAWLIFAHVLVITPYVLRLVLASAIGLDRSAEHAAQSLGAGRFTLFREITLPMILPGVAGGWLLAFINSFDEVTLSIFVTSPATQTLPVRMYVYATESIDPMMAAVSALVIGLTALTMILLDRVYGLDRVLVGKQ; translated from the coding sequence ATGTCCAAGAACGGTCCTTTCGCCCTGCTGTTCCATACCCTCGTGGTGCTGTTCATGCTGGCGCCGCTGGTGGTGGTGGTTTGCCTTGTGGCCTTCACCCCGGAAAACACCCTGAGCCTGCCAACCACGGAGTTTTCCCTGCGCTGGTTCCGCGCGGTGTTCGAGCGTGCTGACTTTGTCGATGCGTTCTACAACAGCCTGATCCTGGCCTTTTGCGCGGCCAGTCTGGCGACACTGATTGCGGTGCCGGCGGCGTTGGCGATCACTCGTTTCGAATTCCCCGGACGCGACTTTTTAAACGGCCTGTTCCTGTCGCCGATCATCATTCCGCACCTGGTGCTCGGCGTCGCGTTGCTGCGATTGTTTGCGCTGATGGGCGTCAACGGCAGCTTCGCCTGGCTGATCTTCGCCCACGTGCTGGTGATCACACCGTACGTGCTGCGGCTAGTGCTGGCGTCGGCCATCGGCCTGGATCGCAGCGCTGAACACGCCGCGCAATCGCTCGGTGCCGGGCGCTTCACGCTGTTCCGGGAAATTACTTTGCCGATGATTCTGCCGGGGGTCGCCGGTGGCTGGCTGCTGGCGTTCATCAACAGTTTCGATGAGGTCACGCTGTCGATCTTCGTCACCTCTCCGGCCACGCAAACCCTGCCGGTGCGGATGTACGTGTACGCCACCGAATCCATCGATCCGATGATGGCGGCGGTGTCGGCACTGGTGATTGGGTTGACCGCGTTGACGATGATTTTGCTCGACCGGGTCTACGGCCTCGATCGGGTTCTGGTGGGCAAACAATGA
- a CDS encoding (2Fe-2S)-binding protein produces MALLKRLAEGDRPALDFTLDGTPATGLLGDTLLTAVLTCSEHLRGSDFSAEPRAGFCMMGACQDCWVRLGDGRRVRACSTLLEAGQQVSREPGRSI; encoded by the coding sequence ATGGCTCTGCTGAAACGACTGGCCGAAGGCGACCGCCCGGCCCTGGACTTTACCCTCGACGGCACACCTGCCACCGGCCTGCTCGGCGACACCTTGCTGACGGCGGTGCTGACCTGCAGCGAACACTTGCGCGGTAGCGACTTCAGCGCCGAACCCCGCGCCGGGTTTTGCATGATGGGTGCGTGCCAGGACTGCTGGGTACGACTGGGCGATGGCCGGCGCGTGCGCGCCTGCTCGACGTTGCTCGAAGCCGGGCAGCAGGTCAGCCGCGAACCGGGGCGCAGCATATGA
- a CDS encoding NAD(P)/FAD-dependent oxidoreductase codes for MNSVIIIGAGPAGIRAAQTLVAHGVRPVLLDEAARGGGQIYRRQPANFKRSPVKLYGFEAGKASALHQTIDTLCEQLDYRPETLVWNAEDGALDTLHEGRATRLAFSRVIVATGATDRILPVPGWTLPGVYSLGAAQIALKFQGCAIGERVVFAGSGPLLYLVAYQYAKAGANVVAVLDSSPFSAQARALPGLLSQPATLAKGIYYRSWLTAHGIPVHQGASLKRINGEQRVQSLNWSNSKGEQQLDCDAAAFAHGLRSETQLADLLGCEFAWNPLNRAWLPQRDSAGRSSVAEVYLAGDGAGIMGADAAEMAGERAALALLEDIGYLIPPQRGTQLEQALGRIDTFRQGLERAFIFPENWAADAPNDVMICRCEEVRAGDIRQVVREGHWEINRVKAHCRVGMGRCQGRMCGAAAAEIIACESQRGVSDIGRLRAQAPIKPLPFGLEVES; via the coding sequence ATGAATTCCGTGATCATCATCGGTGCAGGCCCGGCCGGCATTCGTGCCGCACAAACCCTGGTCGCCCACGGCGTTCGCCCGGTGCTGCTGGACGAAGCAGCACGCGGTGGCGGGCAGATTTATCGCCGCCAACCGGCAAACTTCAAGCGTTCACCGGTCAAGCTGTATGGTTTCGAAGCTGGCAAGGCCAGCGCGTTGCACCAGACGATCGACACGCTGTGCGAGCAACTCGACTACCGCCCAGAGACCCTGGTATGGAACGCCGAGGACGGTGCGCTCGACACCTTGCATGAGGGCCGCGCCACGCGGCTGGCGTTCTCCCGTGTGATCGTCGCCACGGGCGCCACCGACCGGATTCTGCCGGTACCGGGCTGGACCCTTCCGGGGGTCTACAGCCTCGGTGCAGCGCAGATCGCCCTCAAGTTTCAAGGCTGCGCCATCGGTGAACGCGTGGTGTTCGCCGGCAGCGGGCCGTTGCTGTACCTGGTGGCGTATCAATACGCCAAGGCCGGTGCGAATGTCGTCGCGGTGCTCGACAGCTCGCCTTTCAGCGCTCAGGCCCGCGCCCTGCCCGGCCTGCTCTCGCAGCCCGCCACCCTGGCCAAAGGCATCTATTACCGCAGTTGGCTGACCGCCCACGGCATCCCGGTGCATCAGGGCGCCAGCCTGAAACGCATCAATGGCGAGCAACGTGTGCAATCGCTGAACTGGTCCAACTCAAAGGGTGAACAGCAACTCGATTGCGACGCCGCCGCCTTCGCCCACGGCCTGCGCAGTGAAACCCAACTCGCCGACCTGCTCGGCTGTGAATTCGCCTGGAACCCGCTCAACCGCGCCTGGCTGCCGCAACGTGACAGCGCCGGTCGCAGCAGTGTCGCCGAGGTCTACCTGGCCGGTGACGGTGCCGGCATCATGGGCGCCGACGCGGCCGAAATGGCCGGCGAACGCGCGGCTCTGGCGTTGCTCGAAGACATCGGTTACCTGATCCCGCCGCAACGTGGGACGCAATTGGAGCAGGCGCTGGGACGGATCGATACCTTCCGCCAAGGTCTGGAACGGGCCTTCATCTTTCCCGAGAATTGGGCCGCCGATGCCCCGAATGACGTAATGATCTGCCGCTGCGAAGAAGTGCGGGCCGGCGACATCCGCCAAGTCGTGCGCGAGGGCCATTGGGAAATCAACCGGGTCAAAGCGCATTGCCGGGTCGGCATGGGGCGCTGTCAGGGTCGGATGTGTGGCGCCGCCGCCGCGGAAATCATTGCCTGCGAAAGCCAGCGCGGCGTGTCCGACATCGGCAGGCTTCGGGCTCAGGCCCCCATCAAACCCCTACCGTTTGGTCTGGAGGTCGAGTCATGA
- a CDS encoding FAD-binding oxidoreductase, whose product MIEVDGVIIGGGIVGASAALFLSKAGRRVALLERDFCGSHSSGVNYGGVRRQGRPLSQLPLSQRAHDIWGQLPQLIGIDGEYQRSGHLKLARSLNDLHALQDYAASSRGFGLDLQVLDRSELRARFPWVGEVAVGASFCPDDGHANPRLVSPAFARAARRHGAQVHEQCPVTAVEHDGQRFRISTQSGLELQAPWLLNCAGAWAGTLAEQFGEGVPMHAGHPAMLVTESLPLVMNASTGVEGGGIYARQVARGNCVLGGGQGFALDGARARPGQHAVIEILRQAVELYPFLEGAQAIRTWSGTEGYLPDRQPVIGHSGTQPGLLHAFGFAGAGFQIGPAVGQALTEIICSGASKASLDAFSITRFHSISVA is encoded by the coding sequence ATGATCGAAGTCGATGGCGTCATCATTGGCGGCGGAATTGTCGGTGCCTCCGCCGCGCTTTTTCTGAGCAAGGCCGGGCGTCGCGTGGCGCTGCTGGAGCGGGACTTCTGTGGCTCGCATTCCAGCGGCGTGAACTACGGCGGCGTACGGCGTCAGGGGCGACCGTTGTCGCAACTGCCGCTGTCGCAACGGGCCCACGACATCTGGGGGCAACTGCCGCAGCTGATTGGCATCGACGGTGAATATCAGCGTAGCGGTCATCTGAAACTGGCCCGCAGCCTCAACGACCTGCACGCCTTGCAAGACTATGCCGCCAGCAGTCGGGGTTTTGGCCTCGATTTGCAGGTACTCGATCGCAGTGAATTACGCGCACGTTTTCCGTGGGTCGGCGAGGTGGCGGTCGGTGCCTCGTTTTGCCCCGATGACGGTCACGCCAACCCGCGACTGGTCTCCCCGGCGTTCGCCCGGGCGGCGCGGCGACATGGAGCACAAGTCCATGAACAATGCCCAGTGACGGCGGTGGAACACGACGGGCAACGCTTTCGCATCAGCACGCAAAGCGGTCTGGAGTTGCAGGCGCCCTGGCTGCTGAATTGCGCCGGCGCCTGGGCCGGCACCCTGGCAGAGCAATTCGGTGAGGGCGTGCCGATGCACGCCGGGCACCCGGCGATGCTGGTCACCGAGTCGTTGCCGCTGGTGATGAACGCCAGCACCGGGGTCGAGGGCGGTGGCATTTATGCGCGCCAGGTCGCGCGCGGCAATTGCGTGTTGGGTGGCGGTCAGGGTTTTGCCCTCGACGGCGCCCGCGCCCGGCCCGGTCAACACGCCGTGATCGAGATCCTGCGTCAGGCCGTCGAGCTTTATCCGTTTCTTGAAGGCGCCCAGGCGATTCGCACCTGGAGCGGCACCGAAGGTTACCTGCCCGATCGCCAACCGGTGATCGGCCACAGTGGCACTCAACCCGGTCTGCTGCACGCGTTCGGCTTTGCCGGTGCGGGCTTTCAGATCGGCCCCGCGGTGGGCCAGGCGCTCACCGAAATCATCTGCAGCGGCGCCTCAAAAGCGTCGCTGGATGCGTTTTCCATCACCCGGTTTCACTCCATCTCCGTTGCTTGA
- a CDS encoding ABC transporter substrate-binding protein, giving the protein MNNVKRNALLGISCLSALLTVTQAQAEPTLYLGMNGGTMERLYADKVLPVFEKANNVKVVIVPGTSADILAKVQASKGNPQMHVMFLDDGIMYRAIAMGLCDKLEDSAPLAQIPAKGRIKDQAVAVSLGVTGLAYNTRLFKEKGWTAPTSWMDMADPRFKDKLVFQSMASSTFGLHGFLMFNRIQGGSETDVEPGFKAWPNTVGRNVLEYIPSSAKISEMLQTDEAALFPLTPTQVTALKLKGMPVEYAQPKEGAVVLNVAECAIANNTQPELAQKLAAFLLTPDAQAAALEDGDQIPSNPNTPTTDKTRGQVEAMKQYLTTAIAIDWDQVNEQRPAWNARWNRSIER; this is encoded by the coding sequence ATGAATAACGTCAAACGCAATGCTCTGCTCGGTATCTCCTGCTTGAGCGCCCTGCTCACGGTCACCCAGGCCCAGGCCGAACCGACGCTTTACCTGGGCATGAACGGCGGGACTATGGAGCGGCTCTACGCCGACAAGGTGCTGCCGGTTTTCGAGAAGGCCAACAACGTCAAAGTGGTGATCGTGCCCGGCACCTCCGCCGATATCCTGGCCAAGGTCCAGGCCAGCAAAGGCAACCCGCAGATGCATGTGATGTTCCTCGACGACGGCATCATGTACCGCGCCATCGCCATGGGGCTGTGCGACAAACTCGAAGACAGCGCGCCGCTGGCGCAGATTCCGGCCAAGGGCCGCATCAAGGATCAAGCGGTGGCGGTCAGCCTAGGCGTGACCGGGCTGGCGTACAACACGCGTCTGTTCAAGGAGAAAGGCTGGACCGCACCGACTTCGTGGATGGACATGGCCGACCCGCGCTTCAAGGACAAACTGGTGTTCCAGTCGATGGCGTCTTCGACCTTTGGCCTGCACGGCTTCCTGATGTTCAACCGGATTCAGGGCGGCAGCGAAACCGACGTCGAGCCAGGTTTCAAGGCTTGGCCGAACACCGTCGGGCGCAACGTGCTGGAGTACATTCCGAGTTCGGCGAAGATTTCCGAAATGCTTCAGACCGACGAAGCCGCGCTGTTCCCGCTGACGCCGACCCAGGTCACCGCCCTGAAACTCAAGGGCATGCCGGTGGAGTATGCGCAGCCGAAGGAAGGCGCCGTGGTGCTCAACGTGGCCGAATGTGCCATCGCCAACAACACTCAGCCGGAACTGGCGCAGAAACTCGCCGCCTTCTTGCTGACGCCGGACGCTCAGGCTGCCGCGCTTGAAGACGGAGACCAGATCCCGTCCAACCCCAATACCCCGACCACCGACAAGACTCGTGGCCAGGTCGAGGCGATGAAGCAATACCTGACCACTGCCATTGCGATCGATTGGGATCAGGTCAACGAACAGCGCCCGGCATGGAATGCGCGGTGGAATCGTAGTATCGAGCGCTAA
- the zapE gene encoding cell division protein ZapE translates to MAVRPPNRSRLTPRWPTLRRLFGKSSEASAGHTATSRVIHDYFHRKAHTQGYTLSHSQLRVIDCMAQHAAALPGTSAKTLPGLYLHGAVGRGKSWLLDGFFQAIPIAEKQRLHFHEFFAQLHQGMFTHRDHPDALETTLDEQLRDCRVLCFDEFHVHDIGDAMLITRLFKALFRRGILLLVTSNYTPEGLLPNPLYHARFKPVIDLINERMQVMEVGGPHDYRSQVRTHAQQLFTQGQYVWPATATQRQSLNLPERDAPAIQLPVGTRNLQARHCEGRTIGFTFGDLCDQPTAVMDYLELCRRFDHWFIDELPNLADCSIAAQQRFINLVDVLYDQDKHLILLGQQSLRESLGGDAIDLARTRSRLGQLVEVREP, encoded by the coding sequence GTGGCCGTTCGACCGCCAAACCGTTCGCGACTCACACCACGCTGGCCCACGCTACGCCGCTTGTTCGGCAAGTCATCGGAGGCATCCGCCGGTCACACCGCGACCAGTCGAGTCATCCACGACTACTTCCACCGCAAGGCCCACACCCAGGGTTACACCCTCAGCCATAGCCAACTGCGCGTCATCGACTGCATGGCGCAACACGCCGCAGCGCTGCCGGGCACCTCGGCAAAAACGCTTCCCGGCCTTTACCTGCACGGCGCCGTGGGTCGCGGCAAGAGCTGGCTGCTCGACGGGTTTTTCCAGGCCATTCCCATCGCGGAAAAACAGCGCCTGCATTTTCATGAGTTTTTTGCGCAACTACACCAAGGAATGTTCACTCATCGCGATCACCCCGATGCGCTGGAAACCACCCTTGATGAACAGCTGCGCGATTGCCGGGTGCTGTGTTTCGACGAGTTTCACGTCCATGATATCGGCGACGCGATGCTCATCACCCGGCTGTTCAAGGCACTGTTCCGCCGAGGCATCCTGCTGCTGGTCACTTCTAACTACACACCGGAAGGACTGCTGCCCAACCCGCTGTACCACGCGCGCTTCAAACCGGTGATCGACCTGATCAACGAACGCATGCAGGTCATGGAGGTCGGCGGCCCCCACGACTACCGCAGTCAGGTCAGAACCCATGCCCAGCAGCTGTTTACCCAGGGACAGTACGTCTGGCCCGCTACCGCAACGCAGCGTCAATCGCTGAACCTGCCCGAACGCGACGCGCCGGCCATTCAACTGCCCGTCGGGACACGCAACCTTCAGGCCCGACACTGCGAAGGGCGAACCATCGGTTTCACTTTCGGCGATCTGTGCGACCAACCCACCGCGGTCATGGATTACCTGGAGCTGTGCCGCCGTTTCGATCACTGGTTCATCGATGAACTGCCCAACCTCGCCGATTGTTCCATCGCCGCCCAGCAGCGCTTCATCAATCTGGTCGACGTCCTGTACGACCAGGACAAGCACCTGATTTTGCTCGGGCAGCAGTCTTTGCGCGAAAGCCTGGGCGGCGATGCCATCGATCTGGCGCGCACGCGCAGCCGGTTGGGGCAGTTGGTGGAAGTCAGGGAGCCGTAG
- a CDS encoding leucine-rich repeat-containing protein kinase family protein, translating into MDTLAQLRTGQLSGVTRLDLTGGLTEFPREIFDLADSLEVLNLSGNALSSLPDDLHRLTRLRVLFCSDNLFTELPDCLGQCAALTMVGFKANRMERVPGAALPPLLRWLILTDNCITELPAELGERPHLQKLMLAGNRLQRLPESLRHCHRLELIRIAANQLSELPEWLLSLPSLTWLAYAGNPLETEADAAALEATPRIPWSELRLEQQLGEGASGVIHRAIWDRPGQPATQVAVKLYKGEMTSDGSPLHEMNACITAGCHSNLIRVEGRVVGHPEAQAGLVMQLIDPSYRNLAGLPSLASCTRDVYANDTRFSAGVALRIACGIASAAEHLHQHGITHGDLYGHNILWNEYGDCLLGDFGAASFHATSDSLESRALQRIEVRAFGILLGELLERIDSGLSDEGRGLLEALQQRCCQPQVLARPGFGEITQELNGW; encoded by the coding sequence ATGGATACCCTTGCCCAACTGCGCACCGGCCAACTGTCGGGCGTTACCCGCCTGGACCTCACCGGCGGCCTGACGGAGTTTCCGCGAGAAATCTTCGACCTGGCGGACTCGCTGGAAGTCCTCAACCTCAGCGGCAATGCCTTGAGCAGCCTGCCGGACGACTTGCACCGCCTGACCCGTTTGCGCGTGTTGTTCTGCTCGGACAATCTATTCACCGAACTGCCCGACTGCCTGGGCCAATGTGCCGCACTGACGATGGTCGGCTTCAAGGCCAACCGCATGGAGCGCGTGCCAGGCGCGGCCCTGCCACCGTTGCTTCGCTGGCTGATCCTGACCGATAACTGCATCACTGAACTGCCGGCCGAGCTGGGTGAACGCCCGCACCTGCAAAAACTCATGCTTGCTGGCAACCGCTTGCAACGTTTGCCGGAGAGCTTGCGTCATTGCCATCGACTCGAACTGATCCGTATCGCCGCCAACCAGTTGAGCGAATTACCCGAGTGGCTGCTGTCCCTGCCGAGCCTGACCTGGCTGGCGTACGCCGGTAACCCGCTGGAGACCGAAGCCGATGCGGCCGCCCTCGAAGCCACGCCTCGCATTCCCTGGTCTGAACTGCGTCTGGAGCAGCAACTGGGCGAAGGCGCCTCAGGAGTGATTCATCGGGCTATCTGGGATCGACCGGGCCAACCGGCCACTCAGGTCGCGGTCAAACTCTACAAAGGCGAAATGACCAGCGATGGCTCGCCGTTGCACGAGATGAACGCCTGCATCACCGCAGGTTGTCACTCCAACCTGATCCGGGTTGAAGGGCGAGTCGTCGGGCATCCAGAAGCCCAGGCCGGGCTGGTGATGCAACTGATCGATCCGAGCTATCGCAATCTGGCCGGGCTGCCGAGCCTCGCATCATGTACCCGCGACGTTTACGCCAATGACACCCGGTTCAGCGCGGGTGTGGCATTGCGCATCGCTTGTGGCATCGCCTCGGCAGCCGAGCATTTGCACCAACATGGCATCACCCACGGCGACCTCTACGGCCACAACATTCTGTGGAACGAGTACGGTGATTGCCTGCTGGGGGATTTCGGCGCGGCGTCGTTCCATGCCACCTCGGACAGCCTTGAAAGCCGTGCGCTGCAACGGATCGAAGTGCGGGCGTTTGGTATTTTGCTGGGGGAATTGTTGGAGCGGATCGACTCGGGGTTGAGCGATGAGGGTCGGGGGCTGCTGGAGGCATTACAGCAGCGCTGCTGTCAGCCGCAGGTGCTGGCGCGACCGGGGTTCGGCGAGATAACTCAGGAGTTGAATGGCTGGTGA
- a CDS encoding YebC/PmpR family DNA-binding transcriptional regulator: MGAQWKVKHKEAASNAKGKIFGKLVKEITIAARNGTDVATNAHLRLVVEQAKKASMPKETLDRAIKKGAGLLGETVQYHRVTYEGFAPHQVPLIVECVTDNINRTVAEIRVAFRKGQLGASGSVAWDFNHVGMIEASPDSPDADPEMAAIEAGAQDFEPGEEEGTTLFLTEPADLDAVQKALPEQGFTVLSAKLGYQPKNPVSGLSDEQMAEVEAFLEGLDNHDDVQDMFVGLAG; the protein is encoded by the coding sequence ATGGGCGCACAGTGGAAGGTTAAACACAAAGAAGCGGCATCTAACGCCAAGGGCAAGATCTTCGGCAAACTGGTAAAAGAAATCACCATCGCTGCCCGCAACGGTACCGATGTCGCTACCAACGCACACCTGCGTCTGGTGGTTGAACAGGCAAAGAAAGCCTCGATGCCCAAGGAAACTCTGGATCGCGCCATCAAGAAAGGCGCGGGCCTGCTGGGTGAGACCGTTCAGTACCATCGCGTGACTTACGAGGGTTTCGCTCCGCACCAGGTTCCGTTGATCGTCGAATGCGTGACCGACAACATCAACCGCACCGTGGCGGAAATCCGCGTCGCGTTCCGCAAGGGCCAATTGGGCGCTTCCGGTTCGGTCGCGTGGGACTTCAACCATGTGGGCATGATCGAGGCGTCCCCGGACAGCCCTGACGCCGATCCGGAAATGGCCGCCATCGAAGCCGGCGCCCAGGATTTCGAGCCGGGTGAAGAAGAGGGCACGACCCTGTTTCTGACCGAGCCTGCGGACCTGGACGCCGTGCAGAAAGCCCTGCCCGAGCAAGGTTTCACCGTGTTGTCGGCCAAGCTGGGTTATCAGCCGAAAAATCCGGTCAGCGGTCTGAGCGATGAGCAGATGGCTGAAGTCGAAGCCTTCCTCGAAGGCCTCGATAACCACGATGACGTGCAGGACATGTTTGTAGGGTTGGCGGGTTAA